A single genomic interval of Anopheles marshallii chromosome 2, idAnoMarsDA_429_01, whole genome shotgun sequence harbors:
- the LOC128707466 gene encoding activated Cdc42 kinase Ack, with amino-acid sequence MSDPDTVWLEELLKDVQLEQFLPRIRDELQVTRLAHFDYVHVDDLEKIGLGKPGIRRLLEAVKKRKAQQWRRNILSKLIGGGKQQPPKKSAGGTGQNEEPSALALTCLIHEKDVTLSVKLGDGSFGVVRRGEWHAPGNHLVPVAVKVLKADTLAQPGVIEDFFKEVQAMHAMNHPNLIRLHGVVLSQPMMMVTELAVNGSLLDLLRKQCKHTPLPMIWSWSVQIATGMAYLESKRFLHRDLACRNVLLAAGNKIKIGDFGLMRALPQQEDCYVMTEHKKVPFPWCAPESLRYRQFSHASDTWMFAVTLWEMFTFGEDPWVGLNGSQILRKIDREGERLHHPDACPPDVYQLMLQCWDKTPSERPTFAAIKEFLTGVPPPIYRAVTNYSAENRLAVQQGDTIVIVDDRPELQFIKGQNQRTFDIGTIPRGVVVDARKSSSSSAGGGASSTISRPLHDSFRHTGHGSPFGASWGNPASLEMEGEVKLRNKSKDLVSVDRRGKCVSEQYVKERKSNASKQFSYNKLVNENHSKHQHSHHTQQQLVKDAKNRPLRPPQPQTTTATEGILIDLSSPNDEASFGGGATSGAVSAAGSFRQVTSILDEPIDIPTEGEDHFGQQPQSQQHDQQFQLATVVNYASVSPVPSVAAKLEPPPYQMPPKYSNTYGIVHDSTLNLSIAAEPDPFAPQQQKPEPIVTSDYESGPSSSISARDLMASIKRQQTIEQTVPPPVMAVYGNLRGSVSNINSNYGRVGTDLDGLTTDMISSLNNGASGSGLSSPGSRDIYNDSLEVNVSSSSGNVDNGLMSPYGGSTTQLNMMPKKLGKSFLAQLEKDIYKQEPTAGNSMNSSVAYAARNSAKDMSLSKYDTTANLAMSQIYANQANSIALAASLQQQLTLSPKKQNIVHQQQSSSDTNTLVQQLWAERNNVATVPSVGTETVQQQPHSSPQKTHNFVALSNGVTPLQYGSTASLSGPNIYSPVYNGSIASDVYQTVGGDLYDVVAPTPAALYERVPTQQVYNNVANQVPLVPAIYDEVSNELSDLRPIRPAPSAPLSAQQIQRRLDRLAQQDQQVANLMQELGDEANEEEARNSLTAVHWDHTLAVRHFKIERLCRLGLANRTRCEEALQKTGWSIQLAASILLET; translated from the exons ATGTCCGATCCAGATACGGTCTGGCTGGAGGAGCTACTGAAGGATGTTCAGCTAGAACAGTTTTTACCAAGGATACGGGACGAACTGCAGGTGACCCGGTTAGCCCATTTCGACTACGTACACGTCGATGATCTGGAGAAGATTGGCCTTGGAAAGCCGGGTATCCGTCGTCTGCTGGAAGCGGTGAAAAAGCGCAAAGCACAACAGTGGCGTCGCAACATACTGTCGAAGCTGATCGGTGGTGGTAAACAACAGCCACCAAAAAAGTCCGCTGGAGGCACGGGACAGAATGAGGAACCGTCCGCACTAGCCCTTACCTGTCTGATCCACGAAAAGGACGTGACGCTTTCGGTGAAGCTGGGCGATGGTTCGTTCGGTGTGGTACGACGCGGCGAATGGCATGCACCGGGAAACCATCTGGTGCCGGTTGCCGTCAAGGTGCTGAAAGCGGACACACTAGCGCAGCCCGGTGTGATTGAGGATTTCTTCAAGGAGGTACAAGCGATGCACGCCATGAACCATCCGAACTTGATCCGACTGCACGGAGTTGTACTATCGcagccgatgatgatggtgacggAGCTGGCGGTGAACGGGTCGTTGCTGGATTTGCTTCGCAAACAGTGCAAACATACACCGCTGCCCATGATCTGGAGCTGGTCGGTACAGATTGCGACCGGCATGGCGTACCTCGAAAGCAAACGCTTCCTACACCGTGATCTTGCCTGCCGTAATGTGCTCCTTGCCGCTGGCAATAAGATTAAGATCGGCGACTTTGGTTTGATGCGTGCACTGCCACAGCAGGAAGATTGCTACGTGATGACCGAGCACAAGAAGGTACCGTTCCCTTGGTGCGCACCGGAATCGCTCCGATATCGCCAGTTTAGCCACGCATCGGACACGTGGATGTTTGCGGTGACGCTGTGGGAGATGTTTACCTTCGGTGAGGATCCATGGGTAGGATTGAACGGATCACAGATCTTGCGCAAAATCGACCGGGAAGGGGAACGGTTGCATCACCCAGATGCCTGCCCGCCGGATGTTTACCAGCTCATGCTGCAATGTTGGGACAAGACACCCTCCGAGCGGCCAACCTTTGCGGCGATCAA GGAGTTTCTCACTGGCGTACCACCACCGATCTACCGTGCTGTAACGAATTATAGCGCAGAAAATCGTCTTGCTGTGCAACAAGGTGACACGATCGTTATTGTCGATGATCGACCGGAGTTGCAGTTCATCAAAGGACAAAATCAAAGAACATTCGATATTGGTACAATTCCGAG GGGTGTTGTCGTTGATGCACGCAAATCTTCCTCCAGCTCTGCAGGTGGTGGTGCTAGTTCAACGATCAGCCGTCCACTGCACGATTCATTTCGCCACACGGGGCATGGTTCACCATTCGGTGCATCCTGGGGCAATCCCGCTAGTCTGGAGATGGAAGGAGAAGTAAAGCTTCGAA ATAAATCGAAGGATCTCGTTAGTGTGGACCGGCGAGGTAAATGTGTATCCGAGCAATATGTAAAGGAACGGAAAAGTAACGCCTCCAAACAGTTTTCCTACAACAAGCTGGTAAATGAGAATCATTCAAAACACCAACATTCGCATCACACCCAGCAGCAGCTAGTGAAAGATGCGAAAAACCGTCCACTGCGACCACCACAACCACAGACAACTACCGCTACGGAAGGCATTCTGATCGATCTTTCGTCACCGAATGATGAAGCGAGCTTTGGAGGtggtgccacttccggtgctgTTTCTGCGGCCGGCTCCTTTCGACAAGTAACCAGCATTCTCGATGAACCGATTGACATCCCAACAGAGGGCGAAGATCATTTCGGGCAACAGCCCCAGTCACAGCAGCATGATCAGCAGTTTCAGCTGGCTACCGTTGTGAATTATGCTTCCGTATCACCCGTTCCGTCCGTAGCGGCAAAGCTCGAACCGCCACCTTATCAAATGCCACCGAAGTACAGTAACACGTACGGAATCGTGCACGATAGTACGTTGAATCTCAGCATTGCAGCGGAACCGGATCCTTTCGCTCCACAGCAGCAGAAACCAGAACCGATCGTAACGTCCGACTACGAGAGTGGTCCATCAAGCTCGATCAGTGCGCGCGATTTGATGGCAAGCATTAAGCGACAGCAGACGATTGAGCAAACCGTGCCGCCACCCGTCATGGCAGTTTATGGAAACTTACGTGGATCCGTATCGAACATAAACTCAAACTATGGTCGCGTGGGTACAGATTTAGATGGGCTTACAACCGATATGATTTCGTCGTTAAACAACGGTGCGAGCGGAAGCGGACTTAGTTCCCCTGGGAGCAGGGACATATATAACGATTCGCTAGAAGTGAACGTCAGCAGTAGTAGCGGTAACGTTGATAATGGATTAATGTCCCCGTATGGTGGATCAACCACTCAACTAAACATGATGCCCAAGAAGCTCGGTAAATCTTTTCTAGCACAATTGGAGAAGGATATCTACAAACAGGAACCGACGGCAGGAAACAGTATGAACAGCTCGGTTGCGTACGCGGCTCGCAACAGTGCGAAAGATATGTCACTATCAAAGTACGACACAACGGCTAATCTGGCGATGAGCCAAATTTACGCCAATCAAGCAAACTCCATTGCCCTGGCGGCATccctccagcagcagctcaCACTTTcgccaaagaaacaaaacatcgtgCACCAGCAACAATCTTCCTCCGATACTAACACACTGGTGCAGCAGCTGTGGGCCGAACGGAACAATGTGGCCACGGTGCCGTCGGTGGGAACCGAAACcgtgcagcagcaaccacaTAGTTCCCCACAAAAGACACACAATTTCGTTGCTCTCTCGAACGGTGTCACTCCGCTACAGTACGGTTCGACGGCAAGTCTTTCCGGTCCGAATATCTACAGTCCCGTGTACAACGGAAGCATTGCATCGGACGTATATCAGACAGTCGGTGGTGATCTGTATGATGTGGTGGCACCGACTCCCGCCGCCCTGTACGAACGTGTACCGACACAGCAGGTGTACAACAATGTGGCGAACCAGGTTCCACTGGTCCCCGCCATCTACGACGAAGTATCTAACGAACTAAGCGATTTGCGACCCATTCGTCCGGCACCATCGGCACCATTGTCTGCGCAACAGATTCAGCGGCGGTTGGATCGGTTGGCACAGCAAGATCAACAGGTGGCCAATTTGATGCAGGAACTGGGTGATGAAGCAAATGAGGAGGAGGCACGCAATTCGCTAACAGCCGTCCATTGGGATCACACGTTAGCGGTGCGGCACTTTAAAATTGAGCGACTATGCCG GCTTGGACTTGCTAATCGTACACGTTGCGAGGAGGCACTGCAGAAAACGGGATGGAGCATTCAGCTGGCTGCCTCTATCCTGCTAGAAACCTAA
- the LOC128709901 gene encoding 40S ribosomal protein SA, giving the protein MSGNLDILSLKEDDVTKMLAATTHIGSTSVNFQMEQYVYKRRSDGVHIINLGRTYEKLLLAARCIASIEYPGEVYAISSRPYGQRAVLKYAHYTEATPIAGRFTPGAFTNQIQTAFREPRLLIVTDPLTDHQPVTEASYVNIPVIAFCNTDSPVKFVDIAIPCNTKSTHSIGLMWWLLAREVLRLRGKITHDRWDVMPDLFFFRDPEEAEKEQAAIEAAAPVVKDLPDEVVPAEEPTTWGEDVTQTALVMPQAMKPLAAGGGNDDWNEDDTAPAAPGAVSWGGAGF; this is encoded by the exons ATGTCGGGAAATCTAGATATTCTGTCCCTGAAGGAGGACGATGTCACCAAGATGTTGGCCGCAACAACCCACATCGGAAGCACCTCGGTGAACTTCCAGATGGAGCAGTACGTGTACAAGCGTCGCTCGGATGGTGTGCACATCATCAATCTGGGCCGTACGTACGagaagctgctgctggccgCTCGTTGCATTGCCAGCATCGAGTACCCGGGAGAG GTCTACGCCATCTCTTCCCGTCCGTATGGTCAGCGTGCCGTACTGAAGTACGCCCACTACACGGAGGCAACCCCAATTGCCGGACGTTTTACGCCCGGTGCCTTTACTAACCAGATCCAGACCGCTTTCCGTGAGCCGCGTCTGCTGATCGTCACCGATCCGCTGACTGATCATCAGCCCGTGACGGAGGCGTCCTACGTCAACATTCCGGTCATTGCGTTCTGCAACACCGATTCGCCGGTGAAGTTCGTCGATATCGCTATCCCGTGCAACACCAAGTCGACGCATTCGATCGGTCTGATGTGGTGGCTGCTGGCCCGCGAGGTGTTGCGTCTGCGCGGCAAGATTACCCATGACCGTTGGGATGTCATGCCCGATCTGTTCTTCTTCCGCGATCCGGAAGAGGCGGAGAAGGAACAGGCTGCCATCGAGGCTGCCGCACCGGTCGTTAAGGACCTTCCGGATGAGGTTGTCCCTGCGGAGGAGCCGACCACCTGGGGCGAAGATGTGACCCAGACCGCACTGGTCATGCCCCAGGCAATGAAGCCGTTGGCTGCTGGTGGCGGTAACGATGACTGGAACGAGGATGATACCGCACCGGCCGCACCTGGTGCCGTGTCGTGGGGTGGTGCCGGATTCTAA